The DNA segment CTTTCTCTTCGACTGGCGTCAGCATATAGCTCACAACGCATTGTGAACTGATATCCTCTCCCCATCTCACTTGTAACTGACCTTTCGGCTTCGCCACGCGTGCATAAATCGTACTGCCCTGTGCTACGACCCCGACATTGTGATGCGTGTCGTCAAACACATCCGCACCGAACGGCAGTATCTTCCCAGCCTGGGTGGCGGAAATCAGAACTGGCGTTCCTTTCTCCGTATCAAATTTCACTTTGACGACCGCACCATAGCGCGGCACGATTTTCTGAGAGGTATTTTTTAGCTCGACGTCTCTGGACATACCTTTTGGATCGATAATCACGTCATCCAGTTGATAGGGATTCTGTGCCGGAAACAGGGCATAGCCAAAACGATCGACCTTTGTTCCCTGGTAGGAGGAAATCGACGCGCCTGTCGCCCCTTTAGCCTCAATTAATGCAAAAGTATCCCCTGTATACGGCGAGAAAGTGACACCACCTGAATGGGCAACCAGAGTACCGGTCATCCCCAGAGACGTGCTGGAATAATCACTCCCCTTACTGTAACTTCCGGACATCTGCGCGATGCTGCCACGCCAGGAACCGCCAACGTTACCCGATGAGTGCGCATCGCTGTCATATGCTCCGCTGGCGTTGTACGTATACTGATTATCAGCGCCTGCGCTACCGGAAATCATCACCTGCTCGCCTGTACGTCCGCTGGTATCCTGATTGTAGCCAAGGCTGACCTGCGGAACTGACTGGCCGATGCTGTCACTGCCAAGAGGGAATGAGAAGTTAAGGAAATAACTGGTCTGAGACTCCCCAAAAGCATCCTGGGAACGGCTCACATTCAGGCTGTAATTTAGCCATTTATAACGGTTTGAATAACCAAACTGATATTGACGATCAAAATTATCCTGTCCCCAGTAGTCTGCTAGCGATGCGCTGAGGTAAATCTGCCCCCACGCCTCCGGCAATCCCTGACTGATGTTGAGCGTAAAACGGTTCTTTTGCCGACGTACCAGGCTACTGTCCTGCTGGTTTTTTAGCGCATCAATCGTCTGCATTGCGGTTATGTAATCCATGTAACCACTGCTTGAAAAGCGATATGCCGCCAGCGTGATATTACTATTGGTTTCATCAATGAGCTTACTGTAGCTCAACTGATAACTCTGCCCGGAGAGATTTTCTTTTTCCGATGCTGGTAGTTTTGTCCGGGACTGCGTAATGTCAAATGAAACGGCACCGATCGCCAGGCCTAGCGCGGTACCGATCTTAACCGCCAGATAGTCCTGACTGGCCTGAATACCAGTATAAGCAGTAATAATATTGTTGAAGCCGTGCTGGAATGTCCCTTCAAGTAACTGGGGAGCACCGGATACGCTGTCACTGCGCAGTTTCCCCACACTGAAGCTGTAACGATGGCTTCCAGGTCTCAGCAGTTGTGAGACAGAAGAGTATGGGATCGAATAATTCTGCTGAGTACCATCAGCTTCTTCAATGGTGACATCCAGATTGCCGCCATAGCCGGTGGGGTACAGGTCATCAATGACAAATGAACCCGGTGACACGGTGGTTTCATAAATTTTTTGCCCGCTTTGACTCACGGTTACTTTAGCGTTAGTTTTTGCGATACCCCGAATTTCAGGCGCATAGCCACGTTGGGACTCCGGTAGCATGCGTTCATCACTGGCCACCTGAACGCCAGTAAATGGGACAGTATCAAACAACTGACCGCTGGTATTGGATTGTCCTGCAACCAGACGCCCAGAAATAAATGCCAGATCGTGCTGAATGTAGGTATTAATAACACTGTATTTACCACCGCTGTGGTTTGCCCAGCTCCAGGAGCCGTTATGCCGGAGGTACCACGAGCCAATATTCAGGCCACTGTTGACTGAGGTATAAAATGATTTTGACTCATAGCCGCTGTTTTCCGACTGATAGGCGTTCATATTATACCCCAGCATTAATGCAGGGATCCCACTGTCCCACATGGATGAAGGCACTGAACCCCGGGGCTGTTTATTGATGTATATCTGTGGAATCGAGATATTCAACTGCAGCGTTTCGCTATCAAAGTCGACTGAAGACTCAGGAATGATTTTCTTCACGTCAATACATTGTTTACTGTCTGCAAGTGAATCCCACTGAGTAAAATTGATCTCTTCCTTTTTGAAATTGATCATAGTAAAGACGCTGAACGGGATACAGGGTACAACATTCCTGTTCTTGCCATCATCCTGCATTTTAAATTCAACGTCTGCCACGGCTAATTGCACGGTATTCAGAGATATCGTGAGTTTATAAACGCCTGGCAACATTTTTAAACCGTCTGTAAAACGCGTGAGGTCTATCTTTTGACCTTTAGGCTGCTTAATAAATTCGGCATTAAACTCAACGGGCTCATCAGTACCAACTGACGGTGGAGCGACAACACTGGCAACAGCAAACTGTGCCGTCAGGATGCTCAGTAGTAAAAATAATAAAATCGAGAGCAATATAAGCATGACATTCACCACCAGAAACAGGAATCATTATTGGTGAACTACTCTATGTTCCACACTAGTGCCGTAGTCATTAATTGAATTAAAACTGACTGCGTGGATATCGGTAACGGCCCCTGCGCCATTAAAGACATATTCATAGCTGCTTCCGGGAGCAATCATTTCGCCATCTGCAGTATATTTTTTTCCGCCAACACTATAGGTGACTGTGCCCATTGAAACGTAGAATGACGACGGATTTGTGGCCTTCACGCCAAGGTGTGTAACCGTCCACTTTATTTTATCCGCGGCTTCACTGGCAGTACCAGACAAACCTTCCGGACGATAGAAAAGTTTCAGACGTGATCTGAAGGCAATATTAAGTTTATTGCCTCCGACAGCTTTTTTATTTATTGTAGGAATCTCCAGCACATTAAGATAAAAAACTGATTCTTTATCCTGTACCATCCCCTTATTGTCGCTCGCAACAATGCGCAGGGTTTGCCCCTTCCCGGCATCAACGCGACTGATTGGCGGTGTCAGGACAAATGGCGAGACAATTTTTGCCGGATCGTCGCTCTGATTACCGTTATCAATCCAGCTCTGCACCAGTACCGGTGCCGTTCCGGTGTTTGTCATCCCGATAGTTACTTCACTTTGTGAAGCTGGATAAATAACCCGTGTCCCTTTAATCACAATTCCACTGGCAAAGGAAAGAGTGCTAAAACTCCATACAATGACTAATAGCGATGTTACAACTGAACAACGAAAAAATAATCTGAAGCCAAACATTAAATAAAGCATATCGTATTAACACTCTTATTTAGTATGCCAGAAAATGTATTACTTATAATCTAACGAATACAAGACATTCGATTCCACCGGCCCCGCAGTCACCGTGCCAGCTTCATTGTAATACTGGACTATATAGGAAAGCGTCGCCCCCTTTGATGCTGGAATTGTTGTATAACCATCAGCCTTCTGAGCTGAACTGCCGACGTCAATAACAGCGTCAGAATTATTAGCATCAAGTAATTGTAGCGTGACGTTTGACGGAGCAGAATCTGTTGACGCATTTTCCAATCGGCCGCTACTGTTCACCACAGCTGTTGATGCAGAAAAATATCCTTTAACCTGTGTACCTTCAGCACATTCTGTCAAGACAATATCAAAGCCTTTAGGACCGGCGGTCTGGCCGGTAAAATTACTGACATCAACGGTATCCATCGGAACATCTTTCGTATGAGTCCCATCCATATCTGTTTTGCAGCCGGCCGTTATTATATTGCCTGTAAAATTGATTATTCCACCAGGAGATGCAGCTGCATATGCTGAACAGGTAGTGAGCCCGCCGGACAATAACGCCAGGCAAAATATCGATAGTTTAAATTTTTCCATAATTATACATTCCTGCTTTATTTGTTATAACACATTCATCAAATGTAATATCGAATAAGATTGGCATATTCAACTCCTACTACAATTACTTACCTCATAGACCTCCGAATCATCAAATGGAAATATATAAAAAACCATTATTCACATGATTTCACGATAAACGCTACACGTTGTGAAAATATCTGAGACATTTAATGTAATATTATACTGACGAGTCCATCACTTATATTCAACAAGCGCTTCTACTATCGCATTGGCGACACCGGAACTTACTTCACTGGCTGTCCGGATATACCTTGCTGATAAAAAAAGAGGGATCGTGCTACTGGTCGTGTCACTAAAAGGGAAGTTCTTTATCAGGTACGGCTGGTTGAAAGTCACCAGCGACGAGGGAGTATCCGGCAGTTCAGACGCTTTTCCCCATGCCAACTGGATACCAAACCCTTTTGCCGAATCAGTAATCGTCTCATCGATTGCAAAGACACCATTATACTCACTGACGATAGCTGTCCGTGGGCTGATAGTGACAGAGACATTATTCTGCGCGGTATTCGCGCCAGTCCCCGTAGCGCCATAGCCATACGCTGTCGGGCAGTTCGTTAACGTAAAATTGGGCACTTGTACCCATGCGGAGGTTTTGCCGGGCGCAGACAGTTCATTGGGAAAATGCTCACCCATATCCACAGTGGTGTCAGGAAGATTACAGGTACCAGGTACGATTTTCAGATTGACGCCACTTATCTTCATTTCACCCTGAATAAACTTTTCTCCAGGTTGAAAGCCGTTAAGCACAAATCCATCGCCGACTCCAACAAATTGCTCTGCAATGGGAAAAACGGAGGTTAATGCACCCGAATTAGCAGCACCAATGTCCAGCACTTCGGCCGTTCGCCACAAACGAATCCTAAGCCAGTTGCCTATACTGTATGGCGAATAGTTGATCGAGTCTACCGGTCTGGAGAATTTTCTAAGCGAGGCTGTACTACTCAGTGAGCTTAAGTAGTTTTGGCTCCCAGGATCAGCATCCTGAAAAGAGACGCCGATCCCTTTAATTCCCGTAGGATAGATATTAACGTTGTGTCCGTCGATGGAGTAAGTCGCAACAGGTTCTGCGGTATTATAAACGTCTACATACCATGTAAGCATGGTATGTCCACTATCGGCCTTACAAGTCATCGTAGGGCTTTGATTATTATAACCATCGGGTTCGGTATACAGTAATGTCCCTGCAGGGGTGTCTGTCCCCACTGTGAGATGATTCACCTGGAGCACCCATGTACTTGTTTGAGTTCCTGGGCCAATACATCTTACAGTTATAGCTGCGTTCGCAAATTGTGAGGACATCATAAACAGCAGTAGTGCTATTTTTATAATAGTATTTGACATGGATGCCACATAGCTTCTCACGTTATAATATATTATCGTATAATGATGTATGTTGTTTTTTTATCAACAGATATTAAGTCCAAAATTGGACTTATCCTCATTTTTGATGAGGTAATATTACAGCCTATATTCTGTAGCGATAAAAATAATTTAATGTAATATATTCATGACAACACTCTTTCGTTGACTTCATTGCGAACAGATGTCAACAAATTAGTAATAATGTGACACGTAATATTAAGAAATAATTTTATATCACCAGCCATTATAAGCGGATCTCAGTTCAAGGGAGGAAACCCACTTAAAAATACAAAGTGGAATTTAATCTTTATTGAATTTCACCCCTAAAAACAAAGTCTGTAGAAAACAAATCTTATCTTTAGCAATGAAAAATAAATAAGAAAAACACGACTCCCTCTCCTGGTCATATATTTCACATTCAGACTATGTGCTTCGTAGAATATATACAGGTCGTGGTAAGAAGAACCCGACAACAAGGATTTCTACATTAATGTATCAACGTTTTCATCACCCGATGACGCAGAGCGGTCACCACCGACACAGGTGATGACTTAAAATTGATAAGCACGCTAAAAAGCGCGTTTCTTAAATTCCCCCCTCTGACCGAAAGCGGATTTTGTGGCATTATATTGGGTTTATTTCTCGCAATTTAAATAAGAGCCCTCAATAAGTTCCTCATATTATTGCTGATTGAAAATGTGATTATTGTCATATTTTAGTATATCGTTTTGGCAGTACACAGACAGGTTTGATGGCTTTAATGCTAGAAATTGTCATAACAACACTATGGCGCACAATCATATTTTAGAGTTGACATGATAATAACACCCTTGATTGCACTGTATAAATAAACAATTAGAGAGACTAGAGGATGATTACTAGTTTTAACTGGCTTGAGCATAGTTTTCCCTGGATGAGAAAAATTGTTACTAGATCCGCACAATGACCCGAAAGCATGGGAAGAGTATTTCAAGAATATTGTGAAACTCCATTATAAGACTGAAAATAACAGTCTCTTAACTCCACAATCCCGACTCACTTAACGCGCTGCATGCCATCGCCCGGAAGCCGTTACCGCAGACCTCATTTTGCTTGTCGTACCCCATCATGCGTAATGCCTTGTTAACGATATTGTCACTCATGCATTTGTCCTGCTCGTATTCGCCGGGGAAGATAAACGCCAGAAGCCCGGAGAGCGCTTCCGTCTGCTTTAAAATCGCAATGGCCTGATGGACAGCAGAGCGATGTGCTGCGTTTTCAATTTCGCGCCACGGAGAGAAAAACGCACGTTCTCGATCTGCTCTCATTCTTCCAGGATTATCCAGAGTTTCTGCTGCCAGTCGATTTCACCCCAGCGGGCAAAGTGCAGTTCGCTGGAACGCACGAAAAATAGCAGCGACGGCTTGAACACGTACCTTGTCAGTCGGTTTTCCGTCCGGGATAACAGTTCAGGCAGCTTCTCAAGCGACAAAACAAGGTAATGGCTGTTTTCTGGTCGTGCAAACTCACCCTCCAGATCCAGCGTCCGACTCGAATTGATCAGCTGCTTTTTCACCGCGTGGGGCATAATCTCCGTGACGTAGTTTTTTCAGTCGCGTGGCGATCTGATCGATAAGGATATCTCCGATATCCGGGAAAATAGACATTTCCAGTCTGCGCGATATGGTCTTTGCGTAATGCGCCAACCTGCGTTTGTGATCGGCATGCCAGATCATGGTGATTTGCTGAAACGTCTGCTCGTTTTTCTTTTTCTGCTGCGCGATCTTTTTATCCGCAGAAGGGACTGCCCCCTCACGCACTTTTGCACGCGCGGCATCACGTGACTGTCGCACTTAAACAGAGAAACGTCCGGTAGAGGGCAAAGGCCAGCGTCTTCTCACATGTGCCAGCGTTTTAAGCCGTTAGGTTTAATCAGCAGGTACAGTCCTGCGCTTTCAGTAATCTTGAAGGATTTCTCGGCGGGTTTGATCTTGCGGATAGCGGTATCGGTTAGCGCCATAGCTGGGGGAGCCATTTTTCTCAACGAACCGTGAAGCTCCCGATTAGGCGCCCAAAATATGGATGCAAACAAACCCGACAATCCTTCTCAGGACAACCGGGTAAAGATAGCTTCTTATTTTTCAGAAGATTCAGGACTCATAGAGATGTCCTGAAACTAAAATTTGGCTCCTCTGACTGGACTCGAACCAGTGACATACGGATTAACAGTCCGCCGTTCTACCGACTGAACTACAGAGGAATCGTGTGAACGAGGCGCATATTAGCGACGCCCACCGCCGTTGTCAAAGCCTGAATGCGCCATCGCGTCTGTTTGTCGAAATATTCCTCACTTCGCCGTTTATTCAGACGCAACGGGTGATTTTGTCATCTTTTCATGTTCCGGACGCGGGTATTTCCACAGCCAACGTCCGCTAACCATACGCCAGTAAAACAGCACTGCACGTACCGCCCAGTCGAAGAACATCCCCATCCAGACCCCGACAACGCCCCAGCCAAGAACAATCCCCAGCGTATAGCCAGCGACGACACGACAGCCCCACATTCCCAGCATCGATACCCACATGGCGAAACGTGCGTCGCGCGCGCCTTTAAACCCTGAAGGTAAAACCCAGGAAGCAGCCCAGATCGGCATAAACGCCGCGTTGAGCCAAATCAGGATGACAACAACGTCTTTTACCTCCTGATCGTGAGTGTAAAACGATGCCATCAGCCCGGCAAACGGCGCGCTCAGCCAGGCGATAGCGGTCAGGCCAATCGTGGAAAGCCAGAACACGTGGCGCAATTGAATCTCCGCCTGGGCAACCTGTCCGTTTCCCAGACGTCTTCCGGTAATGATGGTGGACGCTGACCCCAGCGCGTTCCCCGGCAGGTTAATCAGCGCGGCAATGGAGAATGCGATGAAATTACCCGCAATGACGCTGGTGCCCATCCCGGCGACAAACATCTGCGTTAATAACTTACCGCCGTTGAACAGCACCGATTCAATGCTGGCCGGAATACCGATCCCCATCACTTCCCAGATAATGGCGAAGTTCAGCGGTTTAAAGTAACTTTTCAGCGGAATGCGCAGCGCCGGGTTAAAGCCAATCATCAGCACCCAGATAATGGCAACCGCGCCGATATAGCGCGAAATGGTCAGCCCCAGTCCGGCACCGACAAAGCCGAGCCCTTGCCAGGAAAAAATTCCGTAAATCAGGATGCTACTGATAATGATATTGAGGATATTCATCCCACCATTTATCAGCAGCGGAATCTTCGTATTGCCCGCGCCGCGCAACGCGCCGCTGCCAATCAGAGCAATCGCCGCGGCAGGATAGCTAAGGACCGTTAATTCCAGATAAGTCAGCGCCAGCGCCTTTACTTCCGCTGTCGCTTCACCTGCCACCACATTGATAATTTGCGCGCCAAAGTAGTGAATCACCGCCGCCAGGATCACGGCAAACAGCGTCATAATCACCAGAGATTGCCGGGCTGCCGCACGGGCGCGTCGGCGGTCACGTTTACCGAGGCTGAAGGCCACCACGACCGTCGTCCCCAGGTCGATAGCAGCAAAAAAGGCCATAATCACCATGTTGAAGCTGTCAGCCAGACCGACGCCCGCCATCGCTTCTTTCCCCAACCAACTGACCAGAAACGTACTGAGTACGCCCATCAGCAAAACACAGGTATTCTCCAGAAAAATAGGCACAGCAAGTGGGGTAATTTCGCGCCAGAAAAGTACCTTAAAACTCTTGCGTTTGGCATACCAGGGCGTGCGGGTGACGGCCTGGCGTAGGGCAGCGGAGACGTTCAAAATGGACCTTAGAGAAGAAAGTTGAAACCTCATTTCAAATGATGAGGGAGAAACGGAAAAGCTGCAAAGTTTTTTCCCGATTAAATCTCTGCAATTGCAACAAATTGTTGAGAGAAGCGCCAATTAACCGTGAATGTCGGAAATGGGGTTTGACAAAAGATTTTTCGCCGCTAAGATAAGCCTCCACAACGATTCCTCTGTAGTTCAGTCGGTAGAACGGCGGACTGTTAATCCGTATGTCACTGGTTCGAGTCCAGTCAGAGGAGCCAGATTTAAAAAGCCCGCTTTTTAGCGGGCTTTTTGCTTTTCAGAGAACCATTCCGGCGCCATTAAATGCTGGTTTGTCCGTGGCTGATGTTGACGGGCATCCCCGAACGGCGTTCGAGCGCTTCGCTGACGCGGTTCATATCTACCCCCTCACCGCTCATAAAGCTACGCATCACAGGCGTGATCGGCAGCGGGACTTTTCTGTCAGATTCATATTCCGCGCGGTTGCGGGACAGTGGTTCATGCACTTCTATCCAGCGACTGCCGTCCGGCTCCGTCGTGGTTTTCACCGGCTGATCGATAATCTGTACGCGGGTACCGACTGGCACGTTCTGGAACAGGTGTTCGATATCGTCGTTGCGTAAACGGATACAGCCCTGGCTTACGCGCAGCCCAATGCCGAAATTCGCGTTGGTGCCATGAATAGCGTACAGCTTGCCAATATAGATGGCGTACAGACCCATCGGGTTATCCGGCCCGGCAGGAACGAAGGCGGGCAGGCTTTCTCCCCTACTTGCGTATTCACGACGGGTATTCGCCGTCGGCGTCCAGCTCGGCGCTTCCTGCTTACGCTCGACTTTCGTCACCCAGTTACGCGGCGTTTCTCGCCCTGCCTGGCCAATACCAATAGGGAAAATCTCAACCGTATTGCTGCCGTTTGGATAGTAGTAAAGACGCATCTCCGCCACGTTCACGACAATGCCCTGACGAACGGTAGCAGGCAGAATGATTTGCTGCGGCACAACCAGCGTGGAACCCGACTTCGGCAGGAACACATCCACATCCGGATTCGCTTCCAGCATATTACTCAGCCCCTGCCCGTACTGAGCGGCAAATGCTTCAAGTGGTTGCGTATTCTTATCGGGAACGGTAATCGTCAGCGGATTTCCAACCAGACGACTTCCTTCAGGTGGCAGTGGATAGCTGACAGCCAGCGCGCTCTGGCTTGCAAGCAGCATAAATAATGAACAAAACAATTTTACACGAGGTAACATTTCCCTTTCCTCAGTCGCGGCAGATGTAGGGAAATTATAGCTTTTTTAGCGGTCGTAAACCTACACCCACTGCCGTCTTCTGAAACTGGCCGGCGAACAGCATGACGCGCAGGCCAGATCCGAAGTGCATCAGGCGGTTTCTTTACCATCCGGCAGCACGATATTGCTGGCGGCCAGTTGCCCCATATTGCTGTACATTGCGCAGGCAGCCTCTACGACTGGCATCGCCAGTGCAGCACCGCTCCCCTCCCCCAGACGCATCCCCATGTTGAGATAAGGCTCGAGCTCCAGGTGCTCCAGCGCAATCCGTGCGCCTTTTTCGGCTGAGAAATGCGAAGGGATGAGATACGGTTTAATCTCCGGCGCAATCTGACAGGCGGCCAGCGCAGCGGAATAGGACAGGAAGCCATCCAGCAACACCGGTAAACCGCAGGACGCTGCGCCCAGGATAACGCCCGCCATGCCCACCAGGTCAAAACCTCCGACTTTTGCCAGCACGTCCACCCCATCATGCGGATTGGGCTGGTTAACGGCAATCGCCCGGCGAACCACCTCCACTTTATTGCCTACGCGAGAAAGCGGCAGGTTCGCGCCAATTCCTACCACCGCTTCAGCCTCGCTGCCTGTCAAGACGCTGACAATCGCCGCGGCAGGCGTGGTATTCGCCATCCCCAACTCGCCAACGCCAAACAGCG comes from the Citrobacter amalonaticus genome and includes:
- a CDS encoding fimbria/pilus outer membrane usher protein, producing MLILLSILLFLLLSILTAQFAVASVVAPPSVGTDEPVEFNAEFIKQPKGQKIDLTRFTDGLKMLPGVYKLTISLNTVQLAVADVEFKMQDDGKNRNVVPCIPFSVFTMINFKKEEINFTQWDSLADSKQCIDVKKIIPESSVDFDSETLQLNISIPQIYINKQPRGSVPSSMWDSGIPALMLGYNMNAYQSENSGYESKSFYTSVNSGLNIGSWYLRHNGSWSWANHSGGKYSVINTYIQHDLAFISGRLVAGQSNTSGQLFDTVPFTGVQVASDERMLPESQRGYAPEIRGIAKTNAKVTVSQSGQKIYETTVSPGSFVIDDLYPTGYGGNLDVTIEEADGTQQNYSIPYSSVSQLLRPGSHRYSFSVGKLRSDSVSGAPQLLEGTFQHGFNNIITAYTGIQASQDYLAVKIGTALGLAIGAVSFDITQSRTKLPASEKENLSGQSYQLSYSKLIDETNSNITLAAYRFSSSGYMDYITAMQTIDALKNQQDSSLVRRQKNRFTLNISQGLPEAWGQIYLSASLADYWGQDNFDRQYQFGYSNRYKWLNYSLNVSRSQDAFGESQTSYFLNFSFPLGSDSIGQSVPQVSLGYNQDTSGRTGEQVMISGSAGADNQYTYNASGAYDSDAHSSGNVGGSWRGSIAQMSGSYSKGSDYSSTSLGMTGTLVAHSGGVTFSPYTGDTFALIEAKGATGASISSYQGTKVDRFGYALFPAQNPYQLDDVIIDPKGMSRDVELKNTSQKIVPRYGAVVKVKFDTEKGTPVLISATQAGKILPFGADVFDDTHHNVGVVAQGSTIYARVAKPKGQLQVRWGEDISSQCVVSYMLTPVEEKGPEVAIQRFSSECH
- a CDS encoding molecular chaperone translates to MLYLMFGFRLFFRCSVVTSLLVIVWSFSTLSFASGIVIKGTRVIYPASQSEVTIGMTNTGTAPVLVQSWIDNGNQSDDPAKIVSPFVLTPPISRVDAGKGQTLRIVASDNKGMVQDKESVFYLNVLEIPTINKKAVGGNKLNIAFRSRLKLFYRPEGLSGTASEAADKIKWTVTHLGVKATNPSSFYVSMGTVTYSVGGKKYTADGEMIAPGSSYEYVFNGAGAVTDIHAVSFNSINDYGTSVEHRVVHQ
- a CDS encoding fimbrial protein — its product is MEKFKLSIFCLALLSGGLTTCSAYAAASPGGIINFTGNIITAGCKTDMDGTHTKDVPMDTVDVSNFTGQTAGPKGFDIVLTECAEGTQVKGYFSASTAVVNSSGRLENASTDSAPSNVTLQLLDANNSDAVIDVGSSAQKADGYTTIPASKGATLSYIVQYYNEAGTVTAGPVESNVLYSLDYK
- a CDS encoding fimbrial protein, whose product is MLTWYVDVYNTAEPVATYSIDGHNVNIYPTGIKGIGVSFQDADPGSQNYLSSLSSTASLRKFSRPVDSINYSPYSIGNWLRIRLWRTAEVLDIGAANSGALTSVFPIAEQFVGVGDGFVLNGFQPGEKFIQGEMKISGVNLKIVPGTCNLPDTTVDMGEHFPNELSAPGKTSAWVQVPNFTLTNCPTAYGYGATGTGANTAQNNVSVTISPRTAIVSEYNGVFAIDETITDSAKGFGIQLAWGKASELPDTPSSLVTFNQPYLIKNFPFSDTTSSTIPLFLSARYIRTASEVSSGVANAIVEALVEYK
- a CDS encoding EmmdR/YeeO family multidrug/toxin efflux MATE transporter translates to MRFQLSSLRSILNVSAALRQAVTRTPWYAKRKSFKVLFWREITPLAVPIFLENTCVLLMGVLSTFLVSWLGKEAMAGVGLADSFNMVIMAFFAAIDLGTTVVVAFSLGKRDRRRARAAARQSLVIMTLFAVILAAVIHYFGAQIINVVAGEATAEVKALALTYLELTVLSYPAAAIALIGSGALRGAGNTKIPLLINGGMNILNIIISSILIYGIFSWQGLGFVGAGLGLTISRYIGAVAIIWVLMIGFNPALRIPLKSYFKPLNFAIIWEVMGIGIPASIESVLFNGGKLLTQMFVAGMGTSVIAGNFIAFSIAALINLPGNALGSASTIITGRRLGNGQVAQAEIQLRHVFWLSTIGLTAIAWLSAPFAGLMASFYTHDQEVKDVVVILIWLNAAFMPIWAASWVLPSGFKGARDARFAMWVSMLGMWGCRVVAGYTLGIVLGWGVVGVWMGMFFDWAVRAVLFYWRMVSGRWLWKYPRPEHEKMTKSPVASE
- a CDS encoding DUF5951 family protein, translated to MEAYLSGEKSFVKPHFRHSRLIGASLNNLLQLQRFNREKTLQLFRFSLII
- the ldtA gene encoding L,D-transpeptidase, with the translated sequence MLPRVKLFCSLFMLLASQSALAVSYPLPPEGSRLVGNPLTITVPDKNTQPLEAFAAQYGQGLSNMLEANPDVDVFLPKSGSTLVVPQQIILPATVRQGIVVNVAEMRLYYYPNGSNTVEIFPIGIGQAGRETPRNWVTKVERKQEAPSWTPTANTRREYASRGESLPAFVPAGPDNPMGLYAIYIGKLYAIHGTNANFGIGLRVSQGCIRLRNDDIEHLFQNVPVGTRVQIIDQPVKTTTEPDGSRWIEVHEPLSRNRAEYESDRKVPLPITPVMRSFMSGEGVDMNRVSEALERRSGMPVNISHGQTSI
- the cobT gene encoding nicotinate-nucleotide--dimethylbenzimidazole phosphoribosyltransferase, encoding MQTLTSLLREIPPPDRGAMTRAQQHIDGLLKPPGSLGRLEALAVQLAGMPGLNGVPRVGEKAILVMCADHGVWDEGVAVSPKVVTAIQAANMTRGTTGVCVLAAHAGAKVHVIDVGIDAELIPGVVNMRVARGCGNIATGPAMSRTQAEELLLEVIRYTREQAQRGVTLFGVGELGMANTTPAAAIVSVLTGSEAEAVVGIGANLPLSRVGNKVEVVRRAIAVNQPNPHDGVDVLAKVGGFDLVGMAGVILGAASCGLPVLLDGFLSYSAALAACQIAPEIKPYLIPSHFSAEKGARIALEHLELEPYLNMGMRLGEGSGAALAMPVVEAACAMYSNMGQLAASNIVLPDGKETA